The genome window CCGCCCCCGACCGCCGCCGCGCGGGCGCCGCTCGCGCCCCGGCCCGGCTCCGCCGTCCGGCCCGCCCGTGCGGCGGCCGCCGCCGCGACGCCATCGCCGGAGCCGCTGGCGGTCCGCGATTCGCGCGCCGCGCCGCCGTCGCCGTGCACCAACAGCCAGCCGATCGCCGCCAGCGCGGCCATGCCCCCGGCGACCAGCGCCGCCCCAGCCGAGTGCCGCGCCCCGCCGCCGCGCGCGACGTCCGCGGCGCGCGGGGCCGCCACCGCGCCGGCGGTCTCGCCGCGTCGATCGCTGGAGCCGCCCGCGGGCCGCTCCGCGCCGTCGTCCGCCGCCGGGTGCCGCGCCCCGCCCTCCGCTGCCGCGCCGCCGCGCGACTCCGACCGGGCCGCCACCGCGCCGGCGGTCGCGACGCCGTCGTCCCCCCCTGTCGGCCAACCGCTGCCGGTGTAGGGCATCCCGGTGTCCGCCGGCGTGTACGTAAACGCCGGCACCTCGGACGTCGCCCGATCGTCGTCGGCGATCGCCGGCACGTCGGCCGTCGGGTCGGCCCGCAGCGGCATGCGCAGAGCGGGCGCGTCCTGCACCCGCGTCGAGTCCTGCGACTCACCGTGGTGAGCCGCGGCGTCGAAGTCGACACCCGCGAGTCGACGCTGCCGGGCCAGTTCGTCCGCGAATGCGTCCTCCATCAGCGCCGCCGCCGCGACCGCGCTCATCGGCGGCCCGAGCGCGCGCAGCGCGCGGTCGACGTCCGCCCCGAACTCGCGCGCCGTCGCCTGGCGGCCGGCCGGGGACCGCGACAGCGCCCGCTCGATCGCCACCGCCAGCTCCGGCGGCAGATCCGGCCGCACGTCCAGCGGACTCGGCACCGGTTCCTCGGTGATCGCGCGGAACGTAAGGTAGTCGGTGTCTCGCTTGAACAGCCGGCGACCCGTGAACGTTTCCCATGCAACCACGCCGAGAGAGAACACGTCGCTGCGCCGGTCGACCGGCTCGCCGCGCAGCTGCTCCGGGGACGAGTACGCATAGGTCCCCTTGACCGCGCCAGTGCGCGTCTTGTCGAGGGCCCCGCGGGCCTTCGCCACGCCAAAGTCGAGGACTTTCGCGATCCCGGTCGACGTGACGAAGATGTTGGCGTGGCACACGTCGCGGTGGACGACACCGACGAGCGCACCGTCCGCGTCGCGCAGCTCGTGGGCGGCGTGCAGCCCCTCGCACACCTGCGTGAGCAGGCGGCCGAGAAAGCGCAGGTCCGCCAGCCGGCGGTCGCGCCGGCGCTCCTGCACGACGCGGCCGAGCGGCACCCCCTCGAGGTACTCCATGGCGATGTAGTAGGTGCCCTCCGCCTGCCCGAGTTCGTAGGTCTGGCAGACGTTCGAGTGGTGGATGCGCGCCGCGATGCGCGCCTCGTCGCGAAACATCGCAACGAACCGCGGATCCTCCATCAAGTGCGGCAACAGGCGTTTGAGCACCACCAACTTGTGGAACCCGCCCGCGACGTCGCGGTGGCGCGCCAGGAACACCTCGCCCATCCCGCCCGTCGCGAGCTTCGCCAGCAGCACGTAGCTGCCAAACGTCCGCGGGTAGTCCGCGGACGGATGGCCGTTGGGGCGGGCCGGCGTCGCCACAATTTGTGATGCTACCACGTCGCCGCACACGCGAGCCCGCACATGGGTCGCAACGATCCCGACATCTGCGGCGAACGCGCACCCGGCGGGCCGGTCGGTCCCGTTGCCGAACGCGCGCCGCGTCGCTATCGTGCCACCATGTCGGCGATACGCCGGTTCGACGGTCGACCTGCGCGCGGCGTCCCCGCATACCGCCGGATCGTGCCGTTTGTGTTGCGCGGCCGCAACGAGTCGGCGGTGTACTTCGAACAGTCCGTCGACCTCCGGGCGACGCTTCCGTGGCTCGACGCCGTCAACCGGACGCTACCGGTGCGCGCGACCCTGTTTCACCTGCTGCTGGCTGCGATCGCGCGCGTGCTCGACGAACGCCCGCGGCTCAATCGGTTCGTGGCCGGCCGGCGGTTGTACGACCGCGACGGCATCTGGTTGTCGTTCGCGGTCAAGAAGCGCATGTCCGACGACGCACCGCTGTCGGTGGTCAAGCACCGCTTCGACCCGACCGAGCCGTTCGCCGACATGGTCGTTCGGCTCACCGACGCGATCGAACGGGCGCGATCGAACCGGCCGTCGCCCGTCGACCGCGAGGTCGCCTGGCTGTTGCGCCTGCCGCGCCCCGTGCTCGACGCCGCGGTCTGGACGCTGCGCGCCCTCGACTACTTCGACGTCGTCCCGCGCGCCCTGTTCGCACACGACCCGATGTACGCGAGCGCGTTCGTCGCCAACCTCGGCAGCATCGGACTCGACGCCGCATACCACCACCTGTTCGAGCACGGCACCTGTCCCCTGTTCGTCACGCTCGGCCGGATTCGGCGCGCCCCCGTAGTGACCGATGGAGATCGCATCGAGGTGCGGCCGATCGTGTCGCTCAAGTTCACGTTCGACGAGCGCGTCGAGGACGGCCTGTACTGCGCCCGCGCGATCGAGCGGCTGTGCGGCTATCTCGAAGCGCCGGCCGAGTGGGCGGGCCGCGCCCCCGCCGGAGCCTCCGGCCCCACCGCCGCCTCCGTGCAGCGGACGTAAGCGCGCGTACCACTACGGGCATCGCCTGGCATGGACGTTGCTTTGGTTCGTCCATGCCCGCCGGGCGGCCGGGCGCGGAGGCGACCATGCGATACCTGTACGGAGACGCGACCCCCTTCCCGCTCGAGGAAAACTTCATCGAAACCCTCGTCGCGGCGACCGATGCGTGCGTGTCGCTGCTGCGGCTGGACGCAGCGGCCGAACGCTCGCGCCGGGAAGCGCACCTCGCGCGGATGCAAGCGGGGGTCGAAACCGGCGAAGTCGACGGGCTCGCCGAGGCGGTCGCCGCCGTCTGCGACCGGTACGCCCAGGCCGGCGAGGACAGCGCGGCCGCGGCCCTGGCGCGCCGGCTGCGGCAGACGGCCGCGGCCGGCGCCAAGTCGGCGCGCGCCGCGATCGCGCGCCGCCGTGACGCGCGCATCCGCAAGCTGGGCCTCGACACCACCGCCGACGCCGTCGTCGAGGTTCTCGGCGAGCTGTTGTGCGCCCGCGAGCTGCCCGACACGACCTGGCGCCTGCGGTGGAAGGCGGCCAGCGGGGACGATGCGACGAAGGCCCACCTGCACGCGACCGCCAACCCGATCGACCTCCAGGCGCTGTTCGAGGTCGACGTCCCGGCCGACCACTTGTGGCACGGTCCGGTCCGCGTCGACCAGCTCGCCGGCGACGTCGAGGTGTCGGTGCTCAGCGTGCGCAGCTGGGTGCGCGGCGGCAAACGCCTGCGCCGCGAGCGGCTCGACCGGCAGTGGATCACCGAGGTGGAGGTGTCTCCCGAACGGCGCGCGTTCGTGGTGAGCCGCAAGCCGTCCGGCCCGAGTCGCCGCATCCAGGTCGTGCTCGACGCACCGGACCAGGACGACGCGACGCTGCGCGTGGTCGACGACGGGGCGGGCGGGGTCGGCGACGTCCAGATCGTGTCCGACGCCGATCGCGCCGAGCTCGAACGGCTGTGGGACCGGATCGAGGACACCATCCGCTCGCTGATCGTCCACCGCCGGCGCATCCTTCTCGCCACCCTCGACAAGCGGCCGGTGCGCGAACTCGAACGGCCGCAGCAGGTCGCCGAGGCGATCCTCGAGGCGATCGGCCCGCTGGCGCGCGAAATGCGGCGGCGCAGCCGCGTGCCGGGCGAGATCACGCTCAAGCGCGAACTCGGCGACGGGCGGCGCGAGGAGCTGTTCATCCCGAAACAGGAGCTCGCCGCCAAGTTCGCCGGCCTGTCCGACGAACATCGGCGCATGTTCGACGTGTTCGGCCTCGACGGGACGGCCGAACTGGTCACGACCGAGCGCCCGCGCAACTTTCCGATCCAAAAACGGATCGCGAGAGGGACCGGCGACTTGAGCGACGCGGGCACCAACCCGGCGGCCGACGACCGGGCGAACGCCGCCGCGGGCGCGCCGCCGCTGCGGTTGGTGACCTGACGCGGGCCCGGCGCGATCGGCACTATGGTGCAGCACCGCCCGCGCGGTGGCGGCGGCTGCGCGCGCTATAACCCGGCCGTGGACATCGTCAGTATCGGCGGCGGCCCCGCAGGGCTGTACTTCGCGATTCTCATGAAGCGTCTCGATCCGCGGCACCGCGTGCGCGTGATCGAGCGCAACCGGCCCGACGACACCTTCGGCTTCGGCGTCGTGTTCTCCGACGCGACCCTCGGAACGCTCGCCGCGGAGGACGCGGAGGTGTTCTCCGCGATCGAGCGGCAGTTCTGGCACTGGGACGACATCCACACGTTCGTTCGCGGGCGCAAGCTGGTGTCGACCGGACACGGCTTCGCGGGAATGAGCCGGCAGCGACTGCTGTCGATCCTCCAGGCGCGCGCGCGCGACCTCGGCGTCGACCTCGAGTTCGGCGTCGAGGTGACCGACCTGTCCCCGTACGCCGACGCGGATCTGATCCTCGGCGCCGACGGGGTCAACAGTACCGTGCGCGCGCTGCGCGCCGGCGCGTTCCGCCCGCACATCGACTGGCGGCCGAACCGATTCGTGTGGCTCGGCACGACCTATCCGTTCGACGCGTTCACCTTCTACTTCAAGGAGAACGAACACGGGCTGTGGCGGGTGCACGCCTACCGCTACGAGGAGTCCGCGTCCACCTTCATCGTGGAGTGTACAGCCGACACGTTCGCGCGCACCGGGCTCGCCGTCGACGATGAGGACGCGACGGTCGCCTACGTCGAGCGACTGTTCGCCGACGAACTTGCGGGGCACCGGCTGCTGAAGAACCGGTCGATCTGGCGGCGGTTTCCGACGGTGACGAACGAGCGGTGGTTCGACGGCAACGTCGTCCTCATCGGTGACGCGGTGCACACGGCACACTTTTCGATCGGCTCCGGCACCAAGCTCGCCATGGAGGACGCGATCGAACTGCGCAACGCGCTGCGGGACGAAGCCGACCTGCCGGCCGCGCTCGCGCGCTACGAGCGACTGCGGCGCCCGGCGGCCGAGAGCCTCCAGCGGGCCGCGCAGGTGAGCCTCGAATGGTTCGAAAACACCGAACGCTACATGCGGCTCGAACCGGAGCAGTTCCACGTCAGCCTGCTTACGCGCAGCCTGCGGGTGACGCACGACAACCTGAAAGTCCGCGATCCGGCGCTGGGCGCCGCGCTCGAGCGCTGGTTTGCCGAGCGCGCCGCCGCCCAGACGGGGATGCCGGTGCCGACGGACCCGCCGCCGCCGCCGATGTTCACGCCGTTCAAGCTGCGAGACGTGACGGTCGCCAACCGCGTCGTCGTCTCGCCGATGTGCCAGTACTCCGCGGTCGACGGCACGGTGGGCGACTGGCATCTCGTCCACCTGGGCAGCCGCGCGGTCGGCGGCGCGGGACTCGTCCTCACCGAGATGACCGCGGTGTCGGCCGACGCGCGCATCTCCCCCGGGTGCGCCGGACTGTACGCGCCAGAGCACGTCGCCGCGTGGAGGCGCATCGTCGACTTCGTCCACACGCATTCGCCGGCGAAGATCGGCATCCAGCTCGGCCACGCCGGCCGCAAGGGATCGACCAAGCGGCTGTGGGAGGGTGCGAACGAGCCGCTCGATGCCGGCAACTGGCCGCTGGTGTCGGCGTCGCCCATTCCGTGGGGCCCGCGCAGCCAGGTCCCCCGCCAGATGGACCGCGACGACATGGACCGCGTGCGGGACGACTTCGCGCGCGCCGCGCGGCTCGCCGACGAGGCCGGGTTCGACTGGCTCGAGATCCACTGCGCGCACGGCTACCTGCTCGCGAGCTTTCTGTCGCCCCTGACCAACCGCCGCACCGACGACTACGGCGGTCCGGTCGAGCAGCGCATGCGCTTCCCGCTCGAGGTGGTCGACGCCGTGCGCGCCGCGTGGCCTGCGCGCAAGCCGATGAGCGTGCGGATCTCGGCGACCGATTGGCACCCGGACGGCATTTCGATCGAGGACGTATGCGAGGCGGCGCGCCTGTTGAAAGCCCACGGCTGCGACATCCTGGACGTGTCGGCCGGCCAGACGGTGCCCGACCAGCGGCCCGTCTACGGCCGCCTGTTCCAGACGCCGTTTTCCGACCTCATCCGCCTCGAGGTCGGCATTCCGACCATCACCGTCGGCAACATCAAGTCCTACGAGGACTGCAACAGCGTGCTGATCGCCGGCCGCGCCGACCTCGTGGCGATGGCGCGCGCCCACCTGTGGGATCCGTATTTGAGCCGCCACGCCGCCCGGGCGCTGGGGGTCCCGCCGACATGGCCGCCACAATACGTGTCGATCGAGTCGTTCGACCCGCGGTTCGAGTGACGGACGGGCGCGGCCCCGGTGCCGCGAGGCGCCGTCAGCCCACTACGGCTCCACGCCGCCGAAGAACTCCTCGTCGCACCGGATCGGGAACGCATCGCCCTGGAAGGCGTTGTTCGTGAGCGTGTTGTCCGCCTCCAGCGTGGCGTAGTTGGTGACCACGTCCGACGGCGGCGGGCAGGCGCCGAAGCCCCACACGTGAATCCCGGCGAGGTGGCCGTCGATCGTGTTGCCCTGGATGGTCACGTTCTTCGACCGGCCGTCCGGGTACTGATTGTCGCTGTCCGACACAATGATGCCGACGCCGCCGTAGTTGTCCTTGAACGTGTTGTTGCGTGCGGTCACGCCGACCGCACCGTCGATCCACAAGCCGGCGTCCCAGTAGTTGTTCAATGCCAGCAGGAAGTTGTGCTCGCCGAGGTTGTCCTCGACGGTCGCGTCGTCTCCATCTTCGATCAGCATCGCGCCGCCGCGCGTCCGCCGGATCGTGTTGTTGGCGACGCGCCCGGAGATCGCAAACGTATTGATGCCAGTCCCGAGCACCTCGCCGCACAACACCCTGGCGAGCAATGGACCGTTGTCCTCGAACACGCTGTTGGTCACCGCGACGTTCTTCGTTCCGACGAGGTTGAGCCCGAACCCCTCGCCTTCCGAATCGAGGTTCACGCTGCAGCGTCCGTTGTTGCGCGACACCACGTTGTCGATCGTGACGCCGGCGCCGTTGAGGGTCTGAATTCCGGCGTCGATGCAGTGCTGCACCGTGAGGTTCTCGATGCGAATGTTGAACGACTCACCGAGCGTGATCGCTGCGCTGCGCCAGTGTTCGCAATCGAGCACGACATCGCTCGGCGCGTCACCCTCGCCGCGAATCACGATCGTCTCGCTGTTGGCGTCGCCCAAGGCGGCCACCGCGGCGGCGCCCAGATACGTGCCGGGTTCGATGTGGATCGTCTGCCCCGGGGCGACGCGGCACAGCGCCTCGCGCAGCGTCGCGAGCGCCTGGTTGCGATTCGCCCCCGACGCGGCGTCCGACCCGTCCGGGGCCACCCACACGTCCTTGCCCGCCACGGCCGGACCGCTCTGTCCGAGGCACGACGTCGCGCCCGCGATCACCTGGCCGAGGTTGTCGTCCTCCTGCGGCGCCTCGGGCAGGTTCCCGCACAGCCAGTCCGCGTCGTCGTCCACGATGCCGAGTTCGGCCGGCAGCGCTGCCGGCTCCGTCGAGCCGCACCCGCCGCCGCCGCCGTCGGTCCCGCCGGGGCCCGCGTCCGCCGTCACGTCGTCATCGTCGTCGTCGCCGTCGTCTCCCGAACAGCCCGCAGCGACCAGCATCGCCGCCAGCGCCGGCGCCGACCAACGCGCGCGCGGCGCCCGCAGACATCTCAGCGTAGTCAAAGCCATCGCACTCCTCCGGTTTGCGGTGTCCAACAGCCCCCGCGCCGTGCGCGGAGCCCCCGGCGTTCATGGTACACGACGAGCGCCGCGCGCGACCACCCCGCGCGGCGGCGCTCGCGCCTACTCGTCGCGATCGCCTGTCCGTACGCCGAGTTCCTCGAGCGCCTCGAGCACCTCGGTGACGACCATCGTCGCGAGGGCATCGAGCGTCTCGCGCCCCTCGGCGGCGGACGCCGCGGCCGGCGCGCCGGCGTACGCGCGGTCCAGCCCCATGTCGACGAAATCGGTGACCCCGGCCCGGAGCTGCTCGGACAGGCTCACGCGCACCTCTGGCAGCTCGCTGCGGATTGCGTCGTCGACGCCGTCGGGCTCGAGCGCGAGCACGAGCGACGTCTCGTAGCGGCCCGCGTGACACGCACCGGACCTGAACTCGTCGGTGAGCGTCCGCGCCCACCGCCGCGACAACGGGCACGCGACCGACACGCGCCCCGGCGGCCGCCCGGCCGCCGCCGCGCGGACCGCGCCGTCGTGCGCCGGCTCGAGGTGATTGTTGACGAGGCACACGTGAGTGACCCGCTGGGCCAGCAACGCATCGATGACCGCGCGCAGATACGCGGTGAGTGCGCGCGCCGGGATCGACACGGCCCCGGCGAACCGTCCGGCGCACTCGGTGACGCCGTAGGGCACGGCGGGCGCCACGAGCGGCTCGATCCCCTCGGCCAACAGCCGGTCCGCGGCGACCTGCGCCACCCCCTTGGAAATGATCGTGTCGGTCAGCAGGGTGAGGTGCGGGCCGTGCGGCTCGACGGAGCCGACCGGAACCAGCGCGACCACCGGCCGGCCGCTGTCGACCAGCTCGCCGAACGTGTCGGTCGTGAGCCAGGTGAGGCTGTAGTCGCGGGTCATCATACCCGCACCTCGCCGCCCGCCTGCGCGATCAGCCGCTTGCGATCCACCTTGCCGCGATCGTTTTTCGGCAGATCGTCCACGAACTCGACGTAGCGCGGATACTTGTGCTTGGACAGGCGCGTCTGCACGTGGCGCTGCAGTTCCTCGGCCAGCGCATCGCCGGGCGCCACGCCATCGCGGAGGACCACGTACGCCTTGGGCTTGACCAGGCCGTCGACGCGGACCGGGATCACCGCGCACAGCGCGACAGCCGGGTGCTGCAGCAGGCACTCTTCGACCTCGAGCGGCGCGACCCAGATGCCGCCGACCTTGAACAGGTCGTCGGCGCGACCCGCGAACCACAGGTACCCGTCGGCGTCCCTGCGAAACAGATCGCCGGTGCGGCACCAGTGCCCGTGGAACGTGCGCCAGCTCGCGTCGCGGTCCTGAAAGTAACCGAGCGCGACGCTGTCGCCCCGGACCCACATCACGCCGGTCTCGCCGACCGGCACCGGATCGGCCCCGGGGCCGTCGGCGTCGCGCGGCAGGATGCGGATCTCGTAGCCGTCGACCGCGCGGCCGACAGAGCCGGGGACGACGTCACCCGGGCGGTTCGTACAGTAGATGTGGAACATCTCGGCCGAGCCGATGCCGTCGTAGACGTCGACACCCCAGCGCTCGGTCACGCGCGCCAGCAACGACGGGGGCAGCGCCTCGCCGGCCGACAGGTGAAACCGCACCGACGACATGTCCAGGTCGCCGGCGTAGTCGAGCAACTTGCCGAGCATCGTCGGGACGTTGGTGACGATCGTCGGCCGATAGCGCGCGATCGCCGCCGCGAGCGACTCGGGCGTCGGCCGTTCGGAGAACAGAGCGGTGGTGGCGCCCACGGCGAACGGAAACATCAAGTTGGTGCCCGTGGCATAGCCGAAAAACAGGCGAGGAACACTCACGGTGACGTCGTCGCGCCGGTAGCCAATCGTGCGCTTGGCGTAGACCTCGGTGTTGAACGCGAAGTCCCGGTGCGTGTGCATCGCCGCCTTGGGCCGGCCGGTGGACCCGGAGGTGAACAGCCACATCGCGAGGTCGTCGCGCCGCGTCGGCGGCAGCCCCGGGTCGGGCAGGTCGCGACCGCGCACCACCGCCTCCGCCAGCGGCTTCACCTCGAACGGCGCGGCGGCCAGCGACTCCGGGACGGCGACGGGCGCCTCCGGGTCGCCGCCGGTCGGCGTGTCGGGCACCAGCCACACCGCCCGCACGTAGGGGCTGGCGTGCAGCGCGGGCGCGAGCGCCGCCGCCACGGCCGGCGTCGTCACGAGTGCGGCGCACCGGCTGTAGTCGACCACGTAGGCGAGATCGTCGGGCGGCGCCGCCGGGTTGCCCATGGCGACGACCGCGCCGTGCGCGAGCGCCCCGAACAACGCCCACGCAAACGGCGGCGTATCGGGCAGCACGATGTAGACGCGCTGCTCGCGCACCACCGACGCGTGCGCCAGGGCGCGAGCGACCGCTCGCGCGCGCTCGGCGACGTCGGCGTACGTCCACCCGCGGTCGCCGTAGCGGATGGCGACCTTGTCGCCGAGGCCCTCGCTCAGGCGGTCGAACAGATAGTAGTCGGCGAGGTTGAAAGAATCGGGAAACGTCACCGCCATCGGTCACCCCTCCGCAAACGACTTGCCGATGATCAACCGCTGGATCTCGCTGGTGCCCTCGTAGATGCGCAGCGGACGGATCGCGCGGTACAGCGCCTCGACCACCTCGCCGGCGACGACCCCGCGCCCGCCGAAGATCTGCACGGCGCGGTCGATCACGCGCTGCGCCGCCTCGGTGGCGAACAGCTTGGCCATCGCCGCCTCGACGGTCACGCGCTCGCGGCCGGCGTCCTTTTCGTAGGCCGCGCGCAGCACGAGCAACCGCGCCGCGTCGATCTCCGTCGCCATGTCGGCGACCATCGCCTGGACGAGTTGGTGCCGCAACAGCGGTTTGCCGAACTGCTTGCGGCGGCGGGCGTGCGCCACCGCCTCGTCGAACGCGCGCCGCGCCATGCCGACCGCCGCGGCGCCGACCGTGACGCGAAAGGTGTCGAGCGTCTGCATCGCAAGCGCGAAGCCGCCGCCGACCTCGCCGAGCAGCGCGTCCGCCCCGACCCGGCAGCCGCGAAACGTCAGTTCGCCGATCGGGTGATCGTCACCGACGCGCAGCGGCGCCTCGTTCACCCCGTCGGCGCGCGCGTCGACGACGAACGCGGTGATGCGGCTGTGCGGCGCACCGTCGCCGGGCGTCTTGGCGAACACGACGTACTGATCGGCGATCCCGACGTTCGAGATCAGTGTCTTTGCGCCCGCGAGCGTCCACCCCCCGTCATCCGTCGGCGTCGCGGTAGTGCGCAGCGACGCGACATCGCTGCCGGCGTCCGGCTCGGTGAGGGCGAACCCGGCGATCCGGTCGCCGGCGCGCAGCCCAGGCAGCCACGCGCGCCGCTGGTCCGGCGTCCCCGCCAGCGCGATCGGGTACGACCCCAGCCCGTGCACCGCGAAGATCGCGTCCGCCAATGGGGACACGTAGGCGAGGCGCTCGCGGATCGCGCACACGCTGCGCACGTCCACCCCGCCCGCGTCCGGCACGAGATACGCATACAGTCCGTGCGCGCGGCCGAGCGCCTCCGCGACGTCGCGCGGTGCGCCGCCGAGCCCGTCGATCGCCGCCAATCGGGCGACGAGTTCATCGTGTCGCGGTTCGAAAAATGGCCGCATGCCCGGATCAGTCCTCGCAGATGTCGGCGCCGGCAAACCTCGGCGGCCGCTTGGCGCAGATCGCGTCGAACGCCGCGCGGAAGTCCGGGTGCGCCATGCAGATGGCCTGCGCCTGCGCCTCGGCCTCGATCGCCGCGTCGAGCGACATCGCGTACTCGCTCTCGAGCATCTGCTTGGTCATCGCGTGCGCGAACGCCGGCCCGCGCGCGAGCGTGCGCGCCCACTGGCGCGCGAGGTCGACCGCCGCCGCCGCGTCGTCCACGACGCGGTTGACGAGCCCGATCTGCAGCGCGCGTTCCGCGTCGATGATCTCGCCGAAGAACAACAGCTCGGCCGCGTGCGCCAGCCCGACGATCCGCGGCAGCAAGTAGGCCGCGCCCATGTCCGCGCCGCACAGGCCGACCGCCGGGAACACGTAGCCGAAGCGCGCGGTGCGCGCGGCGATGCGCAGGTCGCACGCCGCTGCGATCACCGCGCCCGCGCCGACCGCGACGCCGTTGACCGCCGCGATGACCGGCCGGCGGAGTTTGCGGATGTTCGCGATCAGCCGGCCGGTGGCGCGCGTGAATGCGAGCAGGCCGTCCATGTCGCGCGAAAACAGCTCGGCGATGATGTCGTTGCGATCGCCCCCCGAGCAGAACCCCCGCCCGGCGCCGGTGAGAATCACCGCCCGCGCCTCCGGGATCTCGAGCGCGGCGAACGTGTCGGCCAGCTCCTCGTAGATCTCGAACGTGAGCGAGTTGAGCCGCTCGGGCCGGTTGAGCGTGATGGTTGCCACCCCGCGGTCGAACGCGAGGTCGAAGTGCTCGGCGGTCGGCAGGCTCATTCTCGGTTCTCCGCCAGCATCGCGATCGCCTGGATCTCCACCATGCCGCCCGGTTCCACCAATCCGGCGACCTGGACGAGCGTCATCGCCGGATAGTGGCGGCCGAATCGATCGCGCCACACGCCGGCGAGTTCACCGAGCGATCGTCGATACGCATCGAGGTCGGTCACGTAGATCGTCATCGACACGATTTCGGTCGGGCCGCCGCCCGCCGCGCGAACGACGGCGATCACGTTGTCGAGCGCCTGCGCGAACTGCGCGACGAACCCGTCGGCCATCCGGCCGTCGGTGTCCCACCCGACCTGCCCGGCCACGTACAGCGTTCGACCGCGCGCGACGATCCCGTTCGCGTACCCCTTCGGCGCCGGCCAGCCTTCCGGTTGAATGACCTGTTGCTTCATTTCAAGAGCCCTCCGCCGTCGACGACGATCGTCTGGCCGTGGATGCCGCGCGCGTCGTCGTCGCACAGCACGGCCACCGCGAATGCCACTTCGTGCGGCGCCACCAGCCGCCGCTGCGCGCTGGCGCGTTCCAGTTCCGCGCGCGCGGCCTCGGGGGTGCGGCCCGTCTTGGCCGCGATGGTCGCGACCGCGCGTTCGGTCATGTCCGTGTCCACCCAGCCCGGGCAGACCGCGTTGACCGTGACCCCGGCGCGCGCCACGTCGAGCGCCAGCGCGCGTGTGAACCCGACGACCGCGTGCTTCGACGCGCAATACGCGGCCGTGTA of Deltaproteobacteria bacterium contains these proteins:
- a CDS encoding enoyl-CoA hydratase family protein, coding for MSLPTAEHFDLAFDRGVATITLNRPERLNSLTFEIYEELADTFAALEIPEARAVILTGAGRGFCSGGDRNDIIAELFSRDMDGLLAFTRATGRLIANIRKLRRPVIAAVNGVAVGAGAVIAAACDLRIAARTARFGYVFPAVGLCGADMGAAYLLPRIVGLAHAAELLFFGEIIDAERALQIGLVNRVVDDAAAAVDLARQWARTLARGPAFAHAMTKQMLESEYAMSLDAAIEAEAQAQAICMAHPDFRAAFDAICAKRPPRFAGADICED
- a CDS encoding acyl-CoA dehydrogenase family protein, whose amino-acid sequence is MRPFFEPRHDELVARLAAIDGLGGAPRDVAEALGRAHGLYAYLVPDAGGVDVRSVCAIRERLAYVSPLADAIFAVHGLGSYPIALAGTPDQRRAWLPGLRAGDRIAGFALTEPDAGSDVASLRTTATPTDDGGWTLAGAKTLISNVGIADQYVVFAKTPGDGAPHSRITAFVVDARADGVNEAPLRVGDDHPIGELTFRGCRVGADALLGEVGGGFALAMQTLDTFRVTVGAAAVGMARRAFDEAVAHARRRKQFGKPLLRHQLVQAMVADMATEIDAARLLVLRAAYEKDAGRERVTVEAAMAKLFATEAAQRVIDRAVQIFGGRGVVAGEVVEALYRAIRPLRIYEGTSEIQRLIIGKSFAEG
- a CDS encoding creatininase family protein — its product is MTRDYSLTWLTTDTFGELVDSGRPVVALVPVGSVEPHGPHLTLLTDTIISKGVAQVAADRLLAEGIEPLVAPAVPYGVTECAGRFAGAVSIPARALTAYLRAVIDALLAQRVTHVCLVNNHLEPAHDGAVRAAAAGRPPGRVSVACPLSRRWARTLTDEFRSGACHAGRYETSLVLALEPDGVDDAIRSELPEVRVSLSEQLRAGVTDFVDMGLDRAYAGAPAAASAAEGRETLDALATMVVTEVLEALEELGVRTGDRDE
- a CDS encoding bifunctional salicylyl-CoA 5-hydroxylase/oxidoreductase, which gives rise to MGGGPAGLYFAILMKRLDPRHRVRVIERNRPDDTFGFGVVFSDATLGTLAAEDAEVFSAIERQFWHWDDIHTFVRGRKLVSTGHGFAGMSRQRLLSILQARARDLGVDLEFGVEVTDLSPYADADLILGADGVNSTVRALRAGAFRPHIDWRPNRFVWLGTTYPFDAFTFYFKENEHGLWRVHAYRYEESASTFIVECTADTFARTGLAVDDEDATVAYVERLFADELAGHRLLKNRSIWRRFPTVTNERWFDGNVVLIGDAVHTAHFSIGSGTKLAMEDAIELRNALRDEADLPAALARYERLRRPAAESLQRAAQVSLEWFENTERYMRLEPEQFHVSLLTRSLRVTHDNLKVRDPALGAALERWFAERAAAQTGMPVPTDPPPPPMFTPFKLRDVTVANRVVVSPMCQYSAVDGTVGDWHLVHLGSRAVGGAGLVLTEMTAVSADARISPGCAGLYAPEHVAAWRRIVDFVHTHSPAKIGIQLGHAGRKGSTKRLWEGANEPLDAGNWPLVSASPIPWGPRSQVPRQMDRDDMDRVRDDFARAARLADEAGFDWLEIHCAHGYLLASFLSPLTNRRTDDYGGPVEQRMRFPLEVVDAVRAAWPARKPMSVRISATDWHPDGISIEDVCEAARLLKAHGCDILDVSAGQTVPDQRPVYGRLFQTPFSDLIRLEVGIPTITVGNIKSYEDCNSVLIAGRADLVAMARAHLWDPYLSRHAARALGVPPTWPPQYVSIESFDPRFE
- a CDS encoding serine/threonine protein kinase is translated as MATPARPNGHPSADYPRTFGSYVLLAKLATGGMGEVFLARHRDVAGGFHKLVVLKRLLPHLMEDPRFVAMFRDEARIAARIHHSNVCQTYELGQAEGTYYIAMEYLEGVPLGRVVQERRRDRRLADLRFLGRLLTQVCEGLHAAHELRDADGALVGVVHRDVCHANIFVTSTGIAKVLDFGVAKARGALDKTRTGAVKGTYAYSSPEQLRGEPVDRRSDVFSLGVVAWETFTGRRLFKRDTDYLTFRAITEEPVPSPLDVRPDLPPELAVAIERALSRSPAGRQATAREFGADVDRALRALGPPMSAVAAAALMEDAFADELARQRRLAGVDFDAAAHHGESQDSTRVQDAPALRMPLRADPTADVPAIADDDRATSEVPAFTYTPADTGMPYTGSGWPTGGDDGVATAGAVAARSESRGGAAAEGGARHPAADDGAERPAGGSSDRRGETAGAVAAPRAADVARGGGARHSAGAALVAGGMAALAAIGWLLVHGDGGAARESRTASGSGDGVAAAAAARAGRTAEPGRGASGARAAAVGGG
- a CDS encoding benzoate-CoA ligase family protein; translated protein: MAVTFPDSFNLADYYLFDRLSEGLGDKVAIRYGDRGWTYADVAERARAVARALAHASVVREQRVYIVLPDTPPFAWALFGALAHGAVVAMGNPAAPPDDLAYVVDYSRCAALVTTPAVAAALAPALHASPYVRAVWLVPDTPTGGDPEAPVAVPESLAAAPFEVKPLAEAVVRGRDLPDPGLPPTRRDDLAMWLFTSGSTGRPKAAMHTHRDFAFNTEVYAKRTIGYRRDDVTVSVPRLFFGYATGTNLMFPFAVGATTALFSERPTPESLAAAIARYRPTIVTNVPTMLGKLLDYAGDLDMSSVRFHLSAGEALPPSLLARVTERWGVDVYDGIGSAEMFHIYCTNRPGDVVPGSVGRAVDGYEIRILPRDADGPGADPVPVGETGVMWVRGDSVALGYFQDRDASWRTFHGHWCRTGDLFRRDADGYLWFAGRADDLFKVGGIWVAPLEVEECLLQHPAVALCAVIPVRVDGLVKPKAYVVLRDGVAPGDALAEELQRHVQTRLSKHKYPRYVEFVDDLPKNDRGKVDRKRLIAQAGGEVRV